In the Flagellimonas sp. MMG031 genome, one interval contains:
- the murF gene encoding UDP-N-acetylmuramoyl-tripeptide--D-alanyl-D-alanine ligase, which yields MTLEELHALFLEHPTICTDTRKITENCLFFALKGPNFNGNAFAQEALKKGAAYAIIDEESFAGDRCIVFDDVLNTLQQLAQFHRKQSKAKILSLTGSNGKTTTKELINAVLSKKYRTVATKGNLNNHIGVPLTLLSIQNDTEIAIVEMGANHQGEIELLSSIAQPDFGYITNFGKAHLEGFGGVEGVIRGKSELYDHLMADNKFIFLNADDPIQKEKLQHYTKKIGFSTSDPTYYNIQYLGANPYVSIQVEGMPIQTQLIGTYNFTNCCAAILMGKYFNVPMEAIKQALEHYSPQNNRSQILSKNGYDIVLDAYNANPTSMKAALENFVLMAADKKALILGDMFELGNTAKEEHQTIADMVEKFQFDQAYLVGENFHATETSLPTFPSFDDLKKYLQRNPLEKGAVLIKGSRGMALERVLDLL from the coding sequence ATGACATTGGAAGAGTTGCACGCTCTATTTTTGGAGCATCCCACAATTTGTACGGACACACGGAAAATCACCGAAAACTGTCTGTTTTTTGCCTTAAAGGGCCCAAATTTTAACGGTAATGCCTTTGCGCAGGAAGCTCTTAAAAAGGGAGCCGCTTACGCTATCATTGATGAGGAATCCTTCGCTGGTGACCGATGCATCGTTTTTGATGATGTATTGAACACATTGCAGCAACTGGCCCAATTCCACAGAAAACAGTCCAAGGCGAAGATTTTATCTTTGACGGGCAGTAATGGAAAGACCACTACCAAGGAGCTTATCAATGCCGTGCTCTCCAAAAAATACAGAACTGTTGCCACCAAAGGCAACCTCAACAATCACATTGGGGTTCCATTGACCTTGCTTTCCATTCAAAACGACACCGAAATCGCCATTGTGGAAATGGGGGCCAATCACCAAGGAGAAATCGAGTTGTTGAGTAGTATCGCACAGCCCGATTTTGGGTATATCACCAATTTTGGCAAGGCCCATCTTGAAGGTTTTGGCGGCGTAGAAGGGGTGATTCGGGGAAAAAGCGAGCTTTACGACCATTTAATGGCCGACAATAAATTCATTTTTCTCAATGCCGACGACCCCATCCAGAAAGAAAAACTACAACACTACACCAAAAAAATTGGTTTCAGTACAAGCGACCCCACCTATTACAACATTCAATATCTGGGCGCAAACCCCTACGTATCCATCCAAGTAGAGGGCATGCCCATACAGACCCAACTCATCGGCACGTATAATTTTACCAATTGCTGTGCCGCCATTCTGATGGGAAAATATTTCAATGTTCCCATGGAAGCTATCAAACAGGCCCTGGAGCACTATTCCCCTCAAAACAATCGCTCCCAAATACTATCCAAAAACGGTTATGATATCGTGTTGGATGCCTATAACGCCAATCCCACAAGCATGAAAGCTGCTTTGGAGAATTTTGTATTGATGGCCGCGGACAAAAAAGCCCTTATTTTGGGGGACATGTTCGAATTGGGCAATACCGCGAAGGAAGAACATCAGACGATTGCGGATATGGTAGAGAAATTCCAGTTTGATCAAGCGTATTTGGTGGGCGAAAATTTTCATGCCACCGAAACGTCGCTGCCCACATTCCCTTCTTTTGATGATCTAAAAAAGTATCTCCAAAGAAATCCTTTGGAAAAAGGAGCCGTTTTGATAAAAGGTTCTAGGGGAATGGCTTTGGAGCGAGTATTGGATTTGCTATAG
- a CDS encoding phosphopantetheine-binding protein, with protein MDREQLITKLKPIIEPYVQDAEAFKNLSEDTDFVNDLKINSANLVDIILDIEDEFDIRLENEDMEQMLDVKSAMNIVTSKIGK; from the coding sequence ATGGATAGAGAACAACTCATCACCAAATTAAAGCCCATCATTGAGCCATATGTCCAAGATGCGGAAGCTTTCAAGAACTTGTCCGAGGATACAGATTTTGTGAATGATCTTAAAATCAACTCGGCCAATTTAGTGGACATTATCTTGGATATTGAGGACGAATTTGATATCCGGTTGGAAAACGAGGATATGGAACAAATGCTGGATGTAAAGTCGGCCATGAACATTGTCACCTCCAAAATAGGGAAGTAA
- the gldJ gene encoding gliding motility lipoprotein GldJ, translating to MKKHLIKVVLSCAVVMGGFSSCKNSSSSKNVSRATGWKINAKEGGFQYNSDFKEQETPPGTVFVEGGTFTKGKVQDDVMHDWNNTPTQQHVQSFYMDETEVTNVMYLEYLDYLKEVYPPDNPTYANIYEGALPDTLVWRNRLGFNETMTNNYLRHPAYAEYPVVGVNWVQATQYAEWRTDRVNEVMLEREGYLAEDAKYKVLNGEINGTFSTEAYLNNPESVYGGQIDSLQGKQKRDSINTFAKRSSGVIMPEYRLPTETEWEYAAQALVGTREYNNYRGRKKYPWEGDYTRNGQRVGRGDQLANFKQGKGDYGGIAGWSDDGADITAQVKSYKPNDFGLYDMAGNVNEWVADVYRPIVDDEISDFNYYRGNVFMKKAIGEDGKVEILEDKIVYDTLPNGKIVAINLPGEIKEVPVTEEETYLRTNFDKSDNRGFRDGDPGSSRFFSRFADEDDNQRMYDAPKHKVERNEDGELVRQYDESNYRTSLINNEVRVYKGGSWRDRAYWLDPAQRRYLPQYMATDDIGFRCAMSRVGSKSRSNKTVRHKKAR from the coding sequence ATGAAAAAACACTTAATCAAAGTTGTACTTTCTTGCGCCGTTGTAATGGGAGGTTTTTCCAGTTGTAAAAACTCTTCTTCATCCAAGAATGTTTCCAGAGCCACTGGATGGAAAATCAATGCCAAAGAAGGCGGATTTCAATACAATTCTGACTTCAAGGAGCAAGAAACGCCTCCAGGGACCGTATTTGTAGAGGGTGGAACGTTCACCAAAGGTAAAGTCCAAGATGATGTAATGCATGATTGGAACAATACACCAACGCAACAGCACGTCCAATCTTTTTATATGGACGAAACCGAGGTAACCAACGTAATGTATTTGGAGTACTTGGATTATTTGAAAGAAGTCTATCCTCCCGACAATCCAACATATGCCAATATTTATGAAGGAGCTCTTCCTGACACTTTGGTATGGAGAAACCGATTGGGCTTTAACGAAACCATGACCAACAACTACCTAAGGCACCCTGCCTATGCAGAATATCCTGTGGTGGGCGTAAACTGGGTTCAAGCGACCCAATATGCCGAATGGAGAACCGATAGGGTAAACGAGGTGATGTTGGAAAGGGAGGGATACCTTGCCGAAGATGCCAAATACAAAGTATTGAACGGCGAAATCAATGGCACCTTCAGTACAGAGGCTTACCTGAATAATCCAGAATCTGTTTATGGTGGTCAAATTGATTCCTTGCAAGGAAAACAAAAAAGAGATTCCATCAACACCTTTGCCAAAAGAAGCAGCGGTGTGATTATGCCAGAATATAGACTTCCTACGGAAACGGAATGGGAATATGCCGCACAAGCACTTGTTGGAACAAGGGAATACAACAACTATAGAGGTAGAAAAAAATATCCTTGGGAAGGTGACTACACCCGTAATGGACAACGCGTAGGTCGTGGAGACCAATTGGCCAACTTCAAACAAGGAAAAGGAGATTACGGCGGTATTGCAGGATGGTCCGATGACGGCGCCGACATTACTGCGCAAGTAAAATCATACAAGCCCAACGATTTTGGATTGTACGACATGGCCGGAAACGTAAACGAGTGGGTGGCCGACGTCTATCGTCCTATTGTGGATGACGAAATCAGCGATTTCAACTATTACCGCGGTAACGTCTTCATGAAAAAGGCAATCGGTGAAGATGGAAAAGTAGAAATCTTGGAAGACAAAATTGTGTATGACACGCTGCCCAACGGAAAAATTGTAGCCATCAATCTTCCCGGAGAAATCAAGGAAGTACCGGTAACTGAGGAGGAAACTTATTTGAGAACCAATTTCGATAAGAGCGATAACCGTGGATTTAGGGATGGTGACCCAGGTTCCTCCAGATTCTTTAGCCGTTTTGCGGATGAGGACGACAACCAAAGAATGTACGATGCCCCTAAACACAAGGTAGAACGTAACGAAGATGGTGAATTGGTTCGTCAATATGATGAATCCAACTACAGGACTTCACTGATCAACAACGAGGTTCGCGTGTACAAAGGTGGTTCTTGGAGAGACAGGGCCTACTGGTTAGATCCTGCACAACGTAGATATTTGCCACAGTATATGGCAACCGACGATATTGGCTTTAGATGCGCTATGTCAAGAGTGGGATCAAAATCAAGATCCAACAAGACAGTACGCCACAAGAAGGCAAGATAA
- a CDS encoding metal-dependent hydrolase: protein MKITYLGHASFLIEMNGKTILFDPFISGNEMAKEIDINSLKVDYIFVTHGHQDHVLDVETIAKNNPKAKLVSNFEVVSWFAEKGIDGHGMNHGGKYTFDFGTAKYVSAIHSSMLPDGSNGGNPGGFVLYDDSHCIYHAGDTALTKDMELIPMTCPKLNIAILPIGDNFTMGYEDAAIASDFIQCNQIIGCHYDTFPPIKIDKTKAVEHFDKKGKKLMLPDIGESISI, encoded by the coding sequence ATGAAAATCACCTATTTGGGCCATGCTTCCTTTTTAATTGAAATGAACGGGAAAACAATTCTGTTCGACCCCTTTATCTCTGGCAACGAAATGGCCAAGGAAATTGACATCAACAGCTTAAAGGTCGATTATATTTTTGTGACCCATGGGCACCAAGACCATGTACTCGATGTGGAGACCATTGCAAAGAACAACCCAAAGGCGAAGTTGGTTTCCAACTTTGAAGTGGTCAGCTGGTTCGCCGAAAAGGGGATTGACGGACATGGAATGAACCATGGCGGAAAGTATACCTTCGATTTTGGAACGGCAAAATATGTAAGCGCTATCCATTCGAGCATGCTGCCCGACGGAAGCAACGGTGGAAATCCTGGCGGTTTTGTGCTCTATGATGACTCCCATTGTATCTACCATGCGGGCGATACGGCCTTGACCAAGGATATGGAATTGATACCCATGACCTGTCCCAAACTGAACATCGCTATTTTACCCATTGGCGATAATTTTACCATGGGATACGAAGATGCAGCCATTGCCAGTGATTTTATCCAATGTAATCAAATTATCGGATGTCACTACGATACCTTTCCCCCCATCAAAATTGACAAAACCAAGGCCGTGGAACATTTCGACAAGAAGGGCAAAAAACTGATGCTGCCTGATATCGGGGAATCCATTTCAATTTAA
- a CDS encoding 6-carboxytetrahydropterin synthase, producing the protein MIATICRKAHFNAAHRLHNPKWSKEKNIEVFGKCNSPNFHGHNFDLEVRIKGEVDPDTGFVMDLADLGTLIKEEVEERFDHKNLNEDCPEFENLLPTTEYFVKVIYDILKPKLKKGQLLHITLHETSKNSAEYGDWD; encoded by the coding sequence ATGATTGCGACAATTTGCAGAAAAGCCCATTTTAACGCTGCCCATAGGCTCCACAATCCCAAGTGGAGCAAGGAAAAGAACATAGAAGTGTTCGGGAAATGCAACAGCCCAAACTTTCACGGTCATAATTTTGACCTTGAGGTACGAATTAAGGGTGAAGTGGACCCCGATACTGGTTTTGTTATGGATTTGGCCGACCTTGGTACTTTGATCAAGGAGGAGGTAGAGGAGCGTTTTGATCACAAAAACTTGAACGAGGATTGCCCAGAGTTTGAAAATTTGCTCCCGACCACGGAATATTTCGTTAAAGTAATCTACGATATTCTAAAACCGAAGCTTAAAAAGGGGCAATTGTTGCATATTACCCTGCATGAGACATCAAAGAACTCTGCAGAGTATGGAGATTGGGATTAA
- a CDS encoding 4'-phosphopantetheinyl transferase superfamily protein yields the protein MVGNDLVDLNEAGRTSNWQRPRYMDKIFTSNEQGYIKDAENSFRMVWRLWSMKEAAYKLYTQIYPSRFYNPLGFECEVTDQSGWVKFKDFLCYVETKETLQYILSEARLNPQSLGSTIIKFRCTGQREQSEELKARLLHGVDDSYQLKRNKMGVPSLTNGEQLLSVSLTHHGSYGAFVIDHCFRNGNESIGNEAV from the coding sequence ATGGTGGGCAACGACCTCGTTGATTTAAATGAAGCTGGGCGCACTTCCAACTGGCAACGTCCTCGATACATGGACAAAATCTTTACCTCAAACGAACAGGGATACATTAAGGATGCCGAAAATTCCTTTCGAATGGTCTGGAGGTTATGGAGCATGAAAGAGGCTGCCTATAAACTATATACCCAAATATATCCCAGCCGATTCTACAATCCTTTGGGGTTCGAATGCGAGGTCACCGATCAGTCGGGATGGGTTAAATTCAAGGACTTTCTATGTTATGTTGAAACCAAGGAGACACTCCAATACATTCTCTCCGAAGCGAGGTTGAATCCACAAAGCTTAGGGTCTACCATCATAAAATTCAGATGTACGGGGCAAAGGGAGCAAAGTGAAGAACTAAAGGCAAGGCTCCTTCATGGTGTTGATGATTCCTATCAACTAAAAAGGAACAAAATGGGAGTTCCGTCATTGACCAATGGGGAACAACTACTTTCTGTAAGCCTTACCCATCATGGAAGTTATGGGGCTTTTGTTATCGACCATTGTTTCAGAAATGGCAATGAAAGCATAGGAAATGAGGCTGTCTAA